One genomic window of Conexivisphaerales archaeon includes the following:
- a CDS encoding thioesterase family protein: protein MKDFRIRLKVAWSETDAARVVHFSNYFRYFERAELEFYDRLGFNYAKTLKSSTLWYPRVEAHCRYISPCEFNDELEVVMTLGEMKEKSIRYNMKVNNLTTQKQAAEGYVTIVAVDQKLGKAVPLPAEFARAISDYFS from the coding sequence ATGAAGGATTTCAGAATCAGACTGAAGGTAGCATGGTCTGAGACTGATGCAGCTAGGGTAGTGCATTTTTCAAACTATTTCAGGTACTTTGAACGTGCAGAGCTTGAATTCTATGACAGGCTGGGGTTCAATTATGCAAAGACTCTGAAGAGTTCTACCCTCTGGTATCCCAGGGTTGAAGCGCACTGCAGATACATCTCTCCGTGTGAATTCAACGACGAACTCGAGGTTGTGATGACACTCGGAGAAATGAAGGAAAAGAGTATCAGATACAACATGAAAGTAAACAACCTGACGACCCAAAAGCAGGCAGCTGAAGGTTACGTGACAATAGTTGCTGTTGACCAGAAGCTAGGAAAAGCCGTTCCTCTTCCTGCAGAATTCGCTAGGGCCATTTCGGACTATTTCTCCTAG